From Nitrospirota bacterium:
CTGAGAAAAATCGGTTTATCTTCCTTCTTGGCCTTTGCGAAAGCCTCGTCGCCCCACGGGTACCAGTCTACGGGGTTCATGGCGTGTTGAAGCAAGTAGGGACTTTTCTCCAGGGCGAGCCGGTTCCAGCCGTCTGGGATGACTCCGGACTTGGCCGATGTCAACCCACCCCTACCGGCCGTGGGAGTGGGTGGAGCCGGTCTGGACGATACCTTGGGCGTTTGGCCCGGACTTCCTCCAGCCGTTTCTCCCCCGACGGCATCCGGCTTCCGGTTGCATCCCGAGAGAAGAGCAGCCACGGTCATGAGCGCGATGAGTGACGGCTTGTATGCCGCATGGATCACGTTGCGAGACCCTCGCAATTCATGTGCTTGAGCAGTTCCTTCTCGACGTACAATCCCTGCGCGCGGCCACGGAAGGACCACTTCAAACTCAAATCCTTGGCGAACAGAAATGCCGCCGGGAACATCGCTCCCTGGCCCTTCTCCCACACTCCCAGGCTCCAGCCCACCTCGCCTTTCGGATCCGCGACGACCCGGTAACGATCCCCGATGGCTTGTTGCAACTCACGGGCCCGTTCGGGTGGGTCCGGCGTGACAACCACGACCTCGGCCCCGCAGGAATCCAACTGAGCCTGGACTTTCCGGAACCGTTCGAGTTGCGTCCGGCACACGGGGCACCATGATCCCTTGATGGTGACGACGACAAGCGCGCCGGTGGAGGCAAGATCCATCGATGGGTGAACCGTGCCGTCCACGGAC
This genomic window contains:
- a CDS encoding redoxin domain-containing protein, with translation MGRIFSHRRHRTGLLLVAFAFAGAGRAADVRLPLILKSVDGTVHPSMDLASTGALVVVTIKGSWCPVCRTQLERFRKVQAQLDSCGAEVVVVTPDPPERARELQQAIGDRYRVVADPKGEVGWSLGVWEKGQGAMFPAAFLFAKDLSLKWSFRGRAQGLYVEKELLKHMNCEGLAT